CAGTGCTCTACCCCCGTAGGTGTTCGTCCGAGGCGCTACCTAAATAGCTTTCGAGGAGAACCAGCTATCTCCGGGCTTGATTAGCCTTTCACTCCGATCCACAAGTCATCCCCTGGCTTTTCAACGACAGTGGGTTCGGGCCTCCAGTCAGTGTTACCTAACCTTCACCCTGCTCATGGATAGATCGCCCGGTTTCGGGTCTATTCCCAGCGACTATTCGCCCTATTAAGACTCGGTTTCCCTACGCCTTCCCTATTCGGTTAAGCTTGCCACTGAAAATAAGTCGCTGACCCATTATACAAAAGGTACGCAGTCACAGAACAAGTCTGCTCCCACTGCTTGTACGCATACGGTTTCAGGTTCTATTTCACTCCCCTCAACGGGGTTCTTTTCGCCTTTCCCTCACGGTACTGGTTCACTATCGGTCAGCTGGGAGTATTTAGCCTTGGAGGATGGTCCCCCCATATTCAGTCAAGATATCACGTGTCCCGACCTACTCGATTTCACTTAAAATGGCCTTTCGTGTACGGGGCTATCACCCTGTATCGCGGAACTTTCCAGATCCTTCCACTAAACCATAACAAGCTTAAGGGCTAGTCCGCTTTCGATCGCCTCTACTCACGGAATCTCGGTTGATTTCTTTTCCTCCGGGTACTTAGATGTTTCAGTTCCCCGGGTTCGCCTCATACACCTATGTATTCAGTGCATGATAACCACCTAAGTGGTTGGGTTTCCCCATTCGGACATCGACGGATCAAAGCTCGTTTGCCAGCTCCCCGTCGCTTTTCGCAGGCTCCTACGTCCTTCATCGCCTCCAGCTGCCAAGGCATCCACCGTATGCGCTTAATCACTTGACCATATAACCCAAAATAATCTGAGTCATACTTACAAACAATTACAACGATATTTTACGCCGAACGCTTGAGTATCACATTTCTGTATACTCAGCAGTTGTTTTCAAATTACTACAGTTCCAAATTGTTAAAGAGCAAGTGGCTTAAAAAAAGCCATGGATAAAAAGCTATCTTCCCAACCTTTTATCGATGACTTCTTGTTCCCCGTTGTAGTCCCAGTCGCTATTGGTGGAGCCATGCGGGATCGAACCGCAGACCTCCTGCGTGCAAAGCAGGCGCTCTCCCAGCTGAGCTATGGCCCCATGTTTTGGTGGGTCTGGCTGGACTTGAACCAGCGACCTCACCCTTATCAGGGGTGCGCTCTAACCAGCTGAGCTACAGACCCAAAATCTTACCGGGTCAGCGACCCAACAGGGTTTAACCTTTCAATCAGACAATTCATGTGGACTCTTAACTGCAATGACGAGCTTCGTTTAAGGAGGTGATCCAACCCCAGGTTCCCCTAGGGTTACCTTGTTACGACTTCACCCCAGTCATGAATCACACCGTGGTAACCGTCCTCCCGAAGGTTAGACTAGCTACTTCTGGTGCAACCCACTCCCATGGTGTGACGGGCGGTGTGTACAAGGCCCGGGAACGTATTCACCGTGACATGCTGATTCACGATTACTAGCGATTCCGACTTCATGGAGTCGAGTTGCAGACTCCAATCCGGACTACGAGACGTTTTATGAGATTAGCTCCACTTCACAGCTTGGCAACCCTCTGTACGCCCCATTGTAGCACGTGTGTAGCCCTGGCCGTAAGGGCCATGATGACTTGACGTCGTCCCCACCTTCCTCCGGTTTGTCACCGGCAGTCTCCTTAGAGTGCCCACCATTACATGCTGGTAACTAAGGACAAGGGTTGCGCTCGTTACGGGACTTAACCCAACATCTCACGACACGAGCTGACGACAGCCATGCAGCACCTGTCTCTGCGTTCCCGAAGGCACCACTCTATCTCTAAAGTGTTCGCAGGATGTCAAGGCCAGGTAAGGTTCTTCGCGTTGCTTCGAATTAAACCACATGCTCCACCGCTTGTGCGGGCCCCCGTCAATTCATTTGAGTTTTAACCTTGCGGCCGTACTCCCCAGGCGGAGCACTTAGCGCGTTAGCTACGCCACCAAGCAATCAAGTTGCCCAACGGCTAGTGCTCATCGTTTACGGCGTGGACTACCAGGGTATCTAATCCTGTTTGCTCCCCACGCTTTCGTGCCTCAGTGTCAGTATCAGTCCAGGCAGTCGCCTTCGCCACTGGTGTTCCTTCCTATATCTACGCATTTCACCGCTACACAGGAAATTCCACTACCCTCTACCGTACTCTAGCCTTACAGTTCCAGGTGCAATTCCCAGGTTGAGCCCGGGGCTTTCACATCTGGCTTATCAAGCCACCTACGCACGCTTTACGCCCAGTAATTCCGATTAACGCTCGCACCCTCCGTATTACCGCGGCTGCTGGCACGGAGTTAGCCGGTGCTTCTTCTGTAGGTAACGTCACAGCTGCAAGGTATTAACTTGCAACCTTTCCTCCCTACTGAAAGTGCTTTACAACCCTAGAGCCTTCTTCACACACGCGGCATGGCTGCATCAGGCTTGCGCCCATTGTGCAATATTCCCCACTGCTGCCTCCCGTAGGAGTCTGGGCCGTGTCTCAGTCCCAGTGTGGCTGATCATCCTCTCAGACCAGCTACGGATCGTCGCCTTGGTAAGCCTTTACCTTACCAACTAGCTAATCCGACGCAGGCTCATCTGATAGCAAGAGCTTATAAATAGAGGCCCTCTTTCCCCCTTAAGGCGTATGCGGTATTAATCCGGATTTCTCCGGGCTATCCCCCACTACCAGGTAGATTCCTACGCGTTACGCACCCGTCCGCCGCTCGACAGCGGGAGCAAGCTCCCCTGTTTCCGCTCGACTTGCATGTGTTAGGCCTGCCGCCAGCGTTCAATCTGAGCCATGATCAAACTCTTCAGTTTAAATCATTTTGTCTTGCTTAAAGTGCAAAACCAAACTTGGCTCATCGCGTTATCTAAATCTCAAATATATTGACTTTTAGTGCGATGACTCTCTTAAAGATTTTACTCTCAAGAGATTTATTTCTGTCTCATCATCGCAGCTAAAGCCCACATGAATTGTCTGATTAACTTGTTAAAGAACTTGTTAGCCGCGCTTGGCTCGCTAACTGAGGGCGCTCATTCTATCGTTTAACCTTTTAAAGTCAAGCGATTTTTTTTCGCCCTTACCGAAGATCTTTTGAAAAGTTTTTTCAGCTCCTCCGCAAACTCTAAAGTCCCCGGCAGCTGCTGTCTTTTCTGTTCATCTCCAGTCAGTGGCGGCGCATTCTACGCACTTCTGACTTTAAGTCAACTGCTAAATATCAAAAACTCAAAAACAAATATTTTTGACTAATTATTAACCACAACTGTTTTGGCTTTACGGTTTTTTTTAATAAAACGTAAAGCGAATAGCAGGATAAGAATAGACAAATAAATGATAGGTTCCAGTAAATTACTTTTCGCCAACCAAATAAAATGCAAAATCACCAAGCAACCTGCAAGATACACCACTTTATGCAACTGCTTCCACTTTTTACCCAGTCGGCGAACCATTTTATTTGTTGAAGTTAAAGCCAAAGGCAACAAAGTTAACCAGGCAGCAAAGCCAACTGTTATATAAGGTCGCTCTACAATATCTTCGTATAAATTATTCCATTGCCACCCTAGCATAAACGCCAAATAAGCCATTAAGTGTAGACAGGCATAAAAGAATGCATACAGCCCTATCATCCGTCGTACGGCAATAAACTGTCCATTCCCGGTAATTAGCTTAAATGGAGTAAGGCTCAATGTAATCCACAGAAAACGTAGCGCCCAAATACCTAAAAATTCGACAACAGCTTTAGCTGGATCAGGCCCAAGTCCATTGGTAGCAATTAAGTAAGACAAATATACAGCCGGCAATAATGCTAAGACAAACCATAGCGGCTTTAACTTCTTTATCAATTCAACAACTCCTTAGCCCTAATAGTACTTGGCTAAATCCATGTTCTTATAGAGATGGGCCACTTGATCGGCATAACCATTAAATAGCTGAGTTTCCACATAATTAGGATTGAATAACGAAGAAGGTAAGCGTCGTTCTCGTTTTTGGCTCCAGCGTGGATGGCTCACTTTTGGGTTTACATTAGAGTAAAAGCCATACTCATCAGGCGCTGATTTGTTCCAAGTAGTAGGTGGTTGCTTTTCAACCAAGCTGATTTTGACAATGGATTTAATACTCTTAAAACCGTATTTCCAGGGCACTATTAACCGCAATGGCGCGCCATTTTGTGGCGGCATGGTTTTTCCGTACAACCCAACACCAATCAGGGTAAGCGGGTTCATTGCTTCATCCATTCGCAACCCTTCAACATAGGGCCACTCGATACTACTAAATGGCAATTTCAACCCTGGCATTTGTTCAGGATCATTCAACGTAGTAAAGGCTACATACTTCGCTTTTGAGGTTGGATTAAAACGCTTTAGCAGATCACTTAACTGAAAACCTACCCATGGCACTACCATTGACCAAGCTTCTACACAACGCAGCCGGTAAATACGTTCTTCAAAATCATGAGGTTTTAGAATGTCTTCAAGAGTATAAGTACCAGGCTTTTCTACTTCACCATCAATAATGACAGACCATGGATCAGTAATCAGGCTGCCTGCATGCTTCGCAGGATCCCCTTTTTTGGTACCAAACTCATAAAAGTTGTTATAGCGAGTGACATCTTGGTAAGGAGTTAACTCTTCACGAGTTGAACTAGGCCAGACTGCTCGACTAGGAAATTTTGCCGTAAGCCATTCTGGGGCAGGATACTGCTTAATGCCTTCAGTAGAGACCAGCTTGATCGGCTTATCAGCACTGAGGGATTGCATTTCGTTGCTTTCAGTTTCTTCCGCGCACGCAACCAGCCACCCAGAGCCGGCAGCCAGCATTGCTGCTTGCCCTGCCCTTTTAATAAACTGGCGTCGATTGAGGTAAGCAGACTCAGAGGTTATTTCATAGCTTTTGATATCGCTGGGCTTTTTAATCAACATAAAAGACTGCCTATAAAATTAAAGGCATCTCTAAAGCAACAACTTCTTTGGAGATGCCTGAGTCAAAAATTTCTTCTTAACAATATAGACAGTACAAGTCAGAAAATTATTTCTCTTGGCCAGCCGCTACATGTTTTTGCTTAAAACGCCACACAGAGAGCACAGGCCCAGATACCCCATAAAGCAAGAACACCAACATTAGTACCCAAGGAGGGTTGGTAAACACCACTGCAAATACCAATACTATCGCTATAATCGCAACAAAAGGCACCCTGCCTTTGAACTCTAAATCCTTAAAACTGTGGTAACGAACGTTACTCACCATCAAAATTCCCGTCAGCGCCATAACAACTGCTGTAAATATAGTGATCAAGCTATTTGAAGCTAAATCCACCTCATTTAACGCCCACACCATTGCAGCAACGATAGCCGCTGCTGAAGGACAAGGCAGTCCGGTAAAATAGCGTTTATCTGCTGTATCAATTTGGGTATTAAATCGTGCTAAACGCAAGGCAACACAGGCAACATAAATAAAAGCCACCATCCAGCCTACTTTACCTAAACCTGTTAAATTCCAGTTAAAGCAAACCAGCGCCGGCGCAGCACCAAAGGCTACCATATCAGACAAACTGTCATATTCAGCGCCAAAAGCGCTTTGGGTATTGGTTAGCCTGGCGACTCGACCATCAAGTCCATCAAAAATCATTGCCACAAAAATAGCGATCGCGGCTTGCTCAAACATTTGGTTCATTGAGCTAACAATGGCATAAAAACCACAAAACAAAGCCGTCGTAGTGAACAGGTTAGGCAGTAGATAAACCCCTTTTCGCCGCACTTTACGGCCATTTTCAGCGACTTCTTCTACATGCTCATCAATAGGTAATATAGATTGTGGTAATTGATCTTCAGTATCATCTACCACAGAGTTGTCTTTCTCTTGGGTCATAGAGTAATTGTCCAAAAAACAAACGGTTCTAGCATTATATCAAACCCGAATTAAATTGCGTGTGCTACCCAAATATTTCATCAAACCACAGGAAATATTCAAGCTAGCGACTTTTAACCAAATACGAAAACTAGCCAAGCACTTTGGCTGTATCCCAAAAAGTTTTTACCAGCGGGTTTTGCAAACGACGGGTTTGCACACACAAGCCAATAGTAAATGGCTGCAAGACCGGGTCTACCGTTAATTGTTGAATTTTATTAGCCAGCGGACTATTAAGTAGCACCAGCTCAGGCACAATACCCACTCCAAAACCTAAACTGACCATGCTGACTATAGCCTCATGCCCAGCAACTGACGTATAAATATTTGGCTTAATACCTTGCTGGCGAAACCAAAGCTGCAACCGCTGCTTGATTAGCCCCTGCTCTGCTTGAATTACAGGTATTTTTTGCCAATCAATATCCTCTATTTCTATTAACTCTCTGGCTAAACAACTCACAGTTGGCGCAATAAAAACCAGCCCCGATGTTGCAATAGGTTTAAAGCTAAGGCTGGCGGGCAAATGTTCTGGCTTAGCTGCAATAACAATATCTTCTTCACCTGCTACCACTTTAGGAATTGAATAAGCGGCATCACCAGTATGCAGCTTTACCTCCACATTAGGCTGGCGTTGCCGATAAGTCACCAACAAGTCAGATAAAAAGCTATAACTTGCGGTTACAGAGCAATACATACTGATTTCGCCATTTAGCAACGTTGTTTCTTCTTGTAACGTTTCCTGAAAGCGATTCCAGTTAGCTAAGGTTTCTGAGGCATACTGACGAAACAACTCACCCGCTCGGGTTAAACTGACTTTTCGCTTGTCTCGCTCAAACAATGACTTACCTACCTCATCTTCTAGCCTTTTTATATGGCGACTAAGCGTAGAGGGGCTAATAAAACAGGCTTCGCTGGTTTGCCCAAAATGCAAGGTCGAAGCTAAATGAAGGAACAGCTTTAAGCCTTGGTAATCCATAAAGCACTCATCGAGTTGTATTTCATTTTATGCAATACAGTATTCGAAACATATCATTTTACGCAATACTGATAATAGGCTATCTTTTTTCTCACTACAAAGTGGAGTGTCTATAAAGGTCTCTCGTTTCAACATATAAAGAAAGATATCTCGGGAGCTTGCTCCCGAGTGTAACTGTAAAAATTCCGTTTGACCGAAGGTCAATCAGGTCGGCGTAAACTCGGTTGCTTGCGGCCGAGTAGTCGGGCTGAAGGAATTTTTTTGATATTTCTTAAAGTTGAGGCAGTGACTAATAATAAAATCAGCCTAGCAGCAATGCTGCTAGGCTATTTTTAATCCACAAACCGAATACAATAGGGCCTCCCTAGCTGCCTACATGGCCACCTTCCTTACAGCCCATGCCGGCAAAAAATCTTTAAGGAGCTACAAATGAATTACTTCAACTCACTGCCATTGCGTATTCAGCTGGAAGAGCTGGGTAAGTGTCGTTTCATGGATCGCTCAGAATTTGATGCAGGAGTCGAGGCACTAAAAGGCAAAAAAATCGTCATTGTTGGTTGTGGTGCACAAGGATTAAACCAAGGCTTAAATTTAAGAGATAGTGGCTTGGATGTGTCTTATGCTTTGCGTGAGTCAGCTATTAAAGAAAAACGCCAGTCTTGGAAAAATGCCACTGATAACGACTTCACTGTTGGCACTTACGAAGAACTAGTTCCCCAGGCAGATTTAGTAAGCAACTTAACTCCTGATAAGCAGCACTCTTCTGTTGTTGAACAAGTGATGCCATTAATGAAAAAAGGCGCTACTTTATCTTATTCTCACGGCTTCAACATCGTTGAAGAGGGCATGAAAATTCGTGATGACATTACCGTTATTATGATTGCTCCTAAATGTCCTGGAACAGAAGTAAGAGAAGAATACAAACGCGGCTTTGGGGTACCAACACTTATCGCTGTACACAGAGAAAACGACCCAAATGGCGAGGGCTTAGAGCAAGCAAAAGCCTACGCAGCAGGCTTAGGTAGTCATCGCGCTGGTGTTTTAGAATCTTCATTTATTGCTGAAGTAAAGTCTGACTTAATGGGTGAGCAAACCATTTTGTGTGGCGTGCTGCAAACTGGCTCTATTTTATGCTTCGACAAAATGATCGCTGATGGCATTGATGCTGGTTATGCTTCTAAGCTAATTCAGCAAGGCTGGGAAGTAGTTACAGAAGCGCTGAAAATCGGTGGCATCACCAACATGATGGACCGCTTATCCAATCCAGCAAAAATTAAAGCATTTGATCTGTCAGAAGAATTAAAAGTCATTATGCGTCCGCTGTTTGAAAAACACATGGACGATATCATCACTGGCGAGTTTTCTAAAACTATGATGGAAGACTGGGCCAATGACGACAAAAACCTATTGACATGGCGTGCTGAAACAGGTGAAACAGCATTCGAAAAAGCCACATCTACGGATGCTGAAATTGATGAACAAGAATACTTCGACCACGGCATTTTAATGGTAGCGATGGTTAAAGCAGGTGTTGAGCTAGCTTTTGAAGTAATGAGCAGCTCTGGCATTATTGAAGAATCTGCTTACTACGAATCTCTACATGAAACGCCATTAATTGCCAACACTATTGCCCGTCGCAAGTTGTATGAAATGAATGTAGTTATTTCTGATACTGCAGAATATGGCTGCTACCTATTTGCCCATGCTTGCGTACCACTGTTAAAAGACTTTATGGCAAAAATCGGAACAGA
This genomic interval from Spartinivicinus ruber contains the following:
- a CDS encoding protein-methionine-sulfoxide reductase heme-binding subunit MsrQ, with the translated sequence MIKKLKPLWFVLALLPAVYLSYLIATNGLGPDPAKAVVEFLGIWALRFLWITLSLTPFKLITGNGQFIAVRRMIGLYAFFYACLHLMAYLAFMLGWQWNNLYEDIVERPYITVGFAAWLTLLPLALTSTNKMVRRLGKKWKQLHKVVYLAGCLVILHFIWLAKSNLLEPIIYLSILILLFALRFIKKNRKAKTVVVNN
- the msrP gene encoding protein-methionine-sulfoxide reductase catalytic subunit MsrP; protein product: MLIKKPSDIKSYEITSESAYLNRRQFIKRAGQAAMLAAGSGWLVACAEETESNEMQSLSADKPIKLVSTEGIKQYPAPEWLTAKFPSRAVWPSSTREELTPYQDVTRYNNFYEFGTKKGDPAKHAGSLITDPWSVIIDGEVEKPGTYTLEDILKPHDFEERIYRLRCVEAWSMVVPWVGFQLSDLLKRFNPTSKAKYVAFTTLNDPEQMPGLKLPFSSIEWPYVEGLRMDEAMNPLTLIGVGLYGKTMPPQNGAPLRLIVPWKYGFKSIKSIVKISLVEKQPPTTWNKSAPDEYGFYSNVNPKVSHPRWSQKRERRLPSSLFNPNYVETQLFNGYADQVAHLYKNMDLAKYY
- the pssA gene encoding CDP-diacylglycerol--serine O-phosphatidyltransferase; amino-acid sequence: MTQEKDNSVVDDTEDQLPQSILPIDEHVEEVAENGRKVRRKGVYLLPNLFTTTALFCGFYAIVSSMNQMFEQAAIAIFVAMIFDGLDGRVARLTNTQSAFGAEYDSLSDMVAFGAAPALVCFNWNLTGLGKVGWMVAFIYVACVALRLARFNTQIDTADKRYFTGLPCPSAAAIVAAMVWALNEVDLASNSLITIFTAVVMALTGILMVSNVRYHSFKDLEFKGRVPFVAIIAIVLVFAVVFTNPPWVLMLVFLLYGVSGPVLSVWRFKQKHVAAGQEK
- the ilvY gene encoding HTH-type transcriptional activator IlvY, producing MDYQGLKLFLHLASTLHFGQTSEACFISPSTLSRHIKRLEDEVGKSLFERDKRKVSLTRAGELFRQYASETLANWNRFQETLQEETTLLNGEISMYCSVTASYSFLSDLLVTYRQRQPNVEVKLHTGDAAYSIPKVVAGEEDIVIAAKPEHLPASLSFKPIATSGLVFIAPTVSCLARELIEIEDIDWQKIPVIQAEQGLIKQRLQLWFRQQGIKPNIYTSVAGHEAIVSMVSLGFGVGIVPELVLLNSPLANKIQQLTVDPVLQPFTIGLCVQTRRLQNPLVKTFWDTAKVLG
- the ilvC gene encoding ketol-acid reductoisomerase, which produces MNYFNSLPLRIQLEELGKCRFMDRSEFDAGVEALKGKKIVIVGCGAQGLNQGLNLRDSGLDVSYALRESAIKEKRQSWKNATDNDFTVGTYEELVPQADLVSNLTPDKQHSSVVEQVMPLMKKGATLSYSHGFNIVEEGMKIRDDITVIMIAPKCPGTEVREEYKRGFGVPTLIAVHRENDPNGEGLEQAKAYAAGLGSHRAGVLESSFIAEVKSDLMGEQTILCGVLQTGSILCFDKMIADGIDAGYASKLIQQGWEVVTEALKIGGITNMMDRLSNPAKIKAFDLSEELKVIMRPLFEKHMDDIITGEFSKTMMEDWANDDKNLLTWRAETGETAFEKATSTDAEIDEQEYFDHGILMVAMVKAGVELAFEVMSSSGIIEESAYYESLHETPLIANTIARRKLYEMNVVISDTAEYGCYLFAHACVPLLKDFMAKIGTDVIGKGLDVKSNSVDNARLVEVNDAIRDHTVELIGYELRGHMTDMKRII